In the Nilaparvata lugens isolate BPH chromosome 9, ASM1435652v1, whole genome shotgun sequence genome, one interval contains:
- the LOC120353010 gene encoding uncharacterized protein LOC120353010 isoform X2: protein MADEGIEQYSNKRKKGSTNPSEYKRNVVKKARVKGAAYVNWKNQQQPEISQGADCKCKRRCYDLINEEVRNMIYAKFRSFETKNEQDSYLQSLISVTPVKQRRRRKDQDESKQPDRGAIDVYEISSVSGKYQLIAILMDLRATLFAYGTHIQMLSLSQTQ from the exons ATGGCTGATGAGGGAATTGAGCAATATAGTAACAAAAGAAAGAAGGGATCTACTAATCCATCTGAATACAAAaggaatgttgtcaaaaaagcAAGAGTCAAGGGTGCAGCTTACGTCAATTGGAAGAATCAACAACAACCTGAAATATCTCAGGGAGCTGATTGCAA ATGTAAACGTCGCTGCTATGATTTAATCAATGAAGAGGTTCGAAACATGATTTATGCCAAGTTTAGGAGCTTTGAAACGAAAAACGAGCAGGACAGCTACCTTCAAAGCTTGATCTCAGTTACTCCAGTAAAGCAACGTCGTCGTAGAAAAGACCAAGATGAATCAAAACAACCGGACAGAGGAGCCATTGATGTTTATGAAATTTCAAGTGTTAGTGGAAAATACCAG CTCATCGCTATATTGATGGACTTGAGAGCCACACTTTTCGCTTACGGAACACATATTCAGATGTTATCACTCTCCCAGACGCAGTAG
- the LOC120353010 gene encoding uncharacterized protein LOC120353010 isoform X1, which produces MADEGIEQYSNKRKKGSTNPSEYKRNVVKKARVKGAAYVNWKNQQQPEISQGADCKCKRRCYDLINEEVRNMIYAKFRSFETKNEQDSYLQSLISVTPVKQRRRRKDQDESKQPDRGAIDVYEISSVSGKYQVCKKAFANIHGVSYERIRRLNLLLSLGKPPQDQRGKNKSGNAKPGHFIDSIKQHISSFPSKVAHYSKNETNYLSEKLNLLIMYNLFKEKHPELGQV; this is translated from the exons ATGGCTGATGAGGGAATTGAGCAATATAGTAACAAAAGAAAGAAGGGATCTACTAATCCATCTGAATACAAAaggaatgttgtcaaaaaagcAAGAGTCAAGGGTGCAGCTTACGTCAATTGGAAGAATCAACAACAACCTGAAATATCTCAGGGAGCTGATTGCAA ATGTAAACGTCGCTGCTATGATTTAATCAATGAAGAGGTTCGAAACATGATTTATGCCAAGTTTAGGAGCTTTGAAACGAAAAACGAGCAGGACAGCTACCTTCAAAGCTTGATCTCAGTTACTCCAGTAAAGCAACGTCGTCGTAGAAAAGACCAAGATGAATCAAAACAACCGGACAGAGGAGCCATTGATGTTTATGAAATTTCAAGTGTTAGTGGAAAATACCAGGTATGTAAAAAAGCCTTTGCTAACATTCATGGTGTATCTTATGAACGGATTCGACGTCTGAATCTACTATTGTCCCTAGGAAAGCCACCACAAGACCAGCGTGGGAAAAATAAATCTGGGAATGCTAAACCTGGTCATTTCATTGACTCCATAAAGCAGCATATTTCTTCATTTCCAAGCAAAGTGGCTCATTACTCAAAAAATGAGACTAATTATTTGAGTGAGAAATTGAATCTCCTGATAATGTATAACCTCTTCAAAGAGAAGCATCCTGAATTAGGTCAAGTatag